One Actinoplanes missouriensis 431 DNA segment encodes these proteins:
- a CDS encoding LacI family DNA-binding transcriptional regulator: protein MPITIADVAARAKVSKTTVSRVLNGKGELDETTAARVRAVIEELGYVPSARAVNLARGRTRVVGMLVPSLTWPWMGEVLQGAVDVLEAENYGLLLFTCNRGDDSMRQFAAQVAAKSFDGLLVIEPEGTLDYIANLHARGLPMVLIDDRDQISGGSIPTVGTTNHTGAADAAHHLLGIGRHKPLVITGPSRFGCTQQRTDGFLSVYADAGIPLSADRVMLGDFKVGCGVDNIRQAIETGIEFDAVFCHNDLSAFGAMQAIQESGRSVPGDVAVVGFDDIPMAAHAKPALTTVHQPLREMGEAAARTLLAHFEGAPLPNRPTIIPATFTVRDSTAA, encoded by the coding sequence GTGCCGATCACCATCGCCGACGTCGCGGCGCGGGCCAAGGTCAGCAAGACCACGGTCTCGCGGGTGCTGAACGGCAAGGGCGAGCTCGACGAGACGACCGCCGCGCGGGTGCGCGCGGTCATCGAGGAGCTGGGCTACGTGCCCAGCGCGCGGGCGGTCAACCTGGCCCGCGGGCGCACCCGGGTGGTCGGCATGCTGGTGCCCTCGCTGACCTGGCCCTGGATGGGCGAGGTGCTGCAGGGCGCGGTCGACGTCCTCGAAGCGGAGAACTACGGCCTGCTGCTCTTCACCTGCAACCGCGGCGACGACTCGATGCGGCAGTTCGCCGCGCAGGTCGCCGCCAAGTCCTTCGACGGCCTGCTCGTGATCGAGCCGGAGGGCACCCTCGACTACATCGCCAACCTGCACGCCCGCGGCCTGCCGATGGTTCTCATCGACGACCGGGACCAGATCTCCGGCGGATCGATACCGACCGTCGGCACCACCAATCACACCGGCGCCGCGGATGCCGCGCACCACCTGCTGGGCATCGGGCGCCACAAGCCGCTCGTGATCACCGGGCCGTCCCGCTTCGGCTGCACCCAGCAGCGGACCGACGGCTTCCTCTCGGTCTACGCGGACGCCGGAATCCCGCTCTCCGCGGACCGGGTCATGCTCGGTGACTTCAAGGTCGGCTGCGGTGTGGACAACATCCGGCAGGCGATCGAGACCGGCATCGAGTTCGACGCGGTCTTCTGCCACAACGACCTCTCCGCGTTCGGCGCCATGCAGGCGATCCAGGAGAGCGGCCGGAGCGTCCCGGGCGATGTCGCGGTGGTCGGTTTCGACGACATCCCGATGGCGGCGCACGCCAAGCCCGCGCTCACCACGGTCCATCAGCCCCTGCGGGAGATGGGCGAGGCGGCGGCGCGCACGCTGCTGGCCCACTTCGAAGGAGCCCCGCTCCCGAACCGGCCGACGATAATCCCGGCCACCTTCACCGTCCGCGACTCGACCGCCGCCTAG
- a CDS encoding GH1 family beta-glucosidase gives MTFTWGVATSAYQIEGAAFTDGRTASIWDTFARDVVGETGEVACDHYHRMPDDVQLIKSLGVDAYRFSVSWPRVQPGGKGPANPAGLDFYDRLVDELLAAGIDPWLTLYHWDLPQELEDAGGWPVRDTAYRFADYSALVFDRLSDRVRNWGTVNEPWCVAYLGYEHGVHAPGRRDFQAALDATHHLLLGHGLVASSLRREGTVVGPALNIGTATPASGDPIDIAAARLADGMGTRIFLDPIARGAYPADVLEHLAARGHELPVRDGDLKIISAPIDILGVNFYFGQDFSGYGVDGATADANGLPIVREIMPDVPRTALGWPITPDRFTTLLLRLQHDYGIPLAVTENGAVYEDVPDAGGFIADHERTAYLAAHVDAVFAARSAGADVRGYFAWSLMDNFEWAEGYTKRFGLVHVDYETQMRSLKRSALWFRDRVRSGA, from the coding sequence GTGACATTCACGTGGGGCGTGGCGACCTCGGCCTATCAGATCGAGGGCGCCGCTTTCACCGACGGCCGCACGGCGTCCATCTGGGACACGTTCGCCCGGGACGTGGTCGGCGAGACCGGTGAGGTGGCGTGCGACCACTACCACCGGATGCCGGACGACGTTCAGCTGATCAAGAGTCTCGGCGTGGACGCGTACCGTTTCTCGGTCTCCTGGCCGCGGGTGCAGCCGGGCGGAAAGGGTCCGGCGAACCCGGCCGGCCTGGACTTCTACGACCGGCTGGTGGACGAGCTGCTGGCGGCCGGGATCGACCCGTGGCTCACGCTCTACCACTGGGATCTGCCGCAGGAGCTGGAGGACGCCGGCGGGTGGCCGGTGCGGGACACCGCGTACCGGTTCGCGGACTACTCCGCGCTGGTCTTCGACCGGCTGTCGGATCGCGTACGCAACTGGGGAACCGTCAACGAGCCGTGGTGCGTGGCCTATCTCGGGTACGAGCACGGGGTGCACGCGCCGGGCCGCAGGGATTTCCAGGCGGCGCTCGACGCCACGCATCACCTGCTGCTCGGGCACGGGCTGGTGGCCTCGTCACTGCGCCGCGAGGGCACCGTCGTCGGACCGGCCCTCAACATCGGGACGGCCACGCCGGCCTCCGGCGACCCGATCGACATCGCCGCCGCACGTCTCGCCGACGGCATGGGCACCCGGATCTTCCTCGATCCGATCGCGCGGGGCGCCTACCCCGCCGACGTCCTCGAGCATCTTGCCGCCCGCGGCCACGAACTGCCGGTCCGCGACGGCGACCTGAAGATCATCTCGGCGCCGATCGACATCCTGGGTGTCAACTTCTACTTCGGACAGGATTTCTCCGGGTACGGCGTCGACGGCGCCACCGCCGACGCGAACGGCCTGCCGATCGTCCGCGAGATCATGCCGGACGTGCCCCGCACCGCGCTCGGCTGGCCGATCACTCCGGACCGGTTCACCACGCTGCTGCTGCGGCTGCAACACGACTACGGGATCCCGCTCGCCGTGACCGAGAACGGCGCCGTCTACGAGGACGTGCCGGACGCCGGCGGTTTCATCGCCGATCACGAGCGGACCGCGTACCTCGCCGCCCATGTCGACGCGGTCTTCGCGGCCCGGTCGGCCGGTGCCGACGTGCGCGGCTATTTCGCCTGGTCACTGATGGACAACTTCGAGTGGGCCGAGGGATACACGAAGCGGTTCGGCCTGGTGCACGTCGACTACGAGACCCAGATGCGCTCGCTGAAAAGGAGCGCGCTCTGGTTCCGGGACCGCGTACGCTCCGGCGCATGA
- a CDS encoding ABC transporter substrate-binding protein, translated as MQRRKLFAVALAGALATGGLSACGDSPNANNKNAAKGEQVDYLSIGMPNGTVTESNNPFVQTSAAAGLGYRWMIFEPLGQWNNTKPSEPLTPWLASSITWSPDYKTVDLVIRDGATWSDGKPLTAEDVVFTHTMIKGNDALNLFAIPYDQITADGNKVKMTFKTSQFTTHHKVIGQTPIVPKHIWEKLSDPATDPIKEPVGSGPYALKSFSQQATILTARESGYWGTQPKVKELRYTSFADNNAQATALATGTSEWSFVFIPNYEQTFVAKDPEHYKVWAPGVLGIHGLYINTTKKPFDDPALRRAMNMVINRNDIFVQAEAGYFHPEIKSVTGLPEGAGDAYIADEYKGKTFSVDVEGAKALLTQSGYKLEGNVLKDKTGKPVTIKLSDPAPWSDYQTSLEIIKSNLAEIGIAATVEKPNQNVWDANVQKGDFEASMRWTNGGSTPFDIYQTVMDGDLMKPIGTAAQQGNFGRFDSPEATAALKAYSNATDEGARKTALATIQKIFVEQAPMLPVGSDNVGAAYSTKNWIGWPTDADSYAPAQPTQAAALQVVLKLQPANS; from the coding sequence ATGCAGAGAAGGAAACTGTTCGCGGTCGCCCTGGCCGGCGCGCTCGCCACAGGCGGGTTGTCCGCGTGCGGTGACTCGCCGAACGCCAACAACAAGAACGCCGCCAAGGGCGAGCAGGTCGACTACCTGTCGATCGGCATGCCCAACGGCACGGTGACCGAGAGCAACAACCCCTTCGTCCAGACCTCGGCCGCCGCCGGGCTCGGCTACCGCTGGATGATCTTCGAGCCGCTCGGCCAGTGGAACAACACCAAGCCGTCCGAGCCGCTGACCCCGTGGCTGGCCAGCTCGATCACGTGGTCGCCGGACTACAAGACCGTCGACCTGGTGATCCGGGACGGCGCCACCTGGTCGGACGGCAAGCCGCTGACCGCCGAGGACGTGGTGTTCACCCACACCATGATCAAGGGCAACGACGCGCTCAACCTCTTCGCCATCCCGTACGACCAGATCACCGCGGACGGCAACAAGGTCAAGATGACCTTCAAGACGTCGCAGTTCACCACGCACCACAAGGTCATCGGCCAGACCCCGATCGTGCCGAAGCACATCTGGGAGAAGCTGTCCGACCCGGCCACCGACCCGATCAAGGAGCCGGTCGGCAGTGGCCCGTACGCGTTGAAGTCGTTCTCCCAGCAGGCGACGATCCTTACCGCCCGAGAGAGCGGTTACTGGGGCACCCAGCCGAAGGTCAAGGAGCTGCGCTACACCTCCTTCGCCGACAACAACGCGCAGGCCACGGCCCTTGCCACGGGTACGTCGGAGTGGAGCTTCGTCTTCATCCCGAACTACGAGCAGACCTTCGTCGCCAAGGACCCGGAGCACTACAAGGTCTGGGCGCCGGGCGTGCTGGGCATCCACGGCCTCTACATCAACACCACCAAGAAGCCGTTCGACGACCCCGCGCTGCGCCGGGCCATGAACATGGTCATCAACCGCAACGACATCTTCGTGCAGGCCGAGGCCGGCTACTTCCACCCGGAGATCAAGAGCGTCACCGGTCTGCCCGAGGGCGCGGGTGACGCCTACATCGCCGACGAGTACAAGGGCAAGACGTTCTCGGTCGACGTCGAGGGCGCCAAGGCGCTGCTGACCCAGTCCGGCTACAAGCTGGAGGGCAACGTCCTCAAGGACAAGACCGGCAAGCCGGTCACCATCAAGCTCTCCGACCCGGCGCCGTGGTCCGACTACCAGACCTCGCTGGAGATCATCAAGAGCAACCTCGCGGAGATCGGCATCGCCGCCACCGTGGAGAAGCCGAACCAGAACGTCTGGGACGCGAACGTCCAGAAGGGCGACTTCGAGGCCTCCATGCGGTGGACCAACGGCGGCTCGACGCCGTTCGACATCTACCAGACCGTCATGGACGGCGACCTGATGAAGCCGATCGGCACCGCCGCGCAGCAGGGCAACTTCGGCCGTTTCGACAGCCCGGAGGCGACCGCCGCGCTGAAGGCGTACTCGAACGCGACCGACGAGGGCGCCCGCAAGACCGCGCTCGCCACGATCCAGAAGATCTTCGTGGAGCAGGCCCCGATGCTGCCGGTCGGCTCGGACAACGTCGGCGCCGCGTACAGCACCAAGAACTGGATCGGCTGGCCCACGGACGCGGACTCCTACGCGCCCGCGCAGCCCACGCAGGCGGCCGCACTGCAGGTCGTCCTGAAGCTGCAGCCCGCCAACTCCTGA
- a CDS encoding ABC transporter permease — MKYFLQRLAFYLFTAWAAITLNFFIPRLIPGDPVQALVTKYQGQLSSKAIESLYVLFGLDKDASLWSEYVTYWKQLLTGDLGLSFTFFPTPVSEIISNSLPWTLLLVGITTVISFFLGTGLGILAGWRRGSWADGLLPVTTFLSSVPYFWLGIIAIYLLTGPDSFFPSSGGFDAGLVPAWDLYFIPSAIQHSLLPALTILISSVSGWILSMRNMMVTVASEDYITVAHAKGLSDRRVAMSYAARNALLPNVSGFALSLGFIVGGTLLVEIVFSYPGVGFQLFQALGASDYPLMQGIFLIITISVLVANLLADIAYLLLDPRTRKEG, encoded by the coding sequence GTGAAGTACTTCCTGCAGCGCCTCGCGTTCTACCTCTTCACCGCGTGGGCCGCGATCACGCTGAACTTCTTCATCCCCCGGCTCATCCCGGGCGACCCGGTGCAGGCGCTGGTCACCAAGTACCAGGGTCAGCTGAGCAGCAAGGCGATCGAGTCGCTCTACGTCCTGTTCGGACTCGACAAGGACGCCAGCCTCTGGTCGGAGTACGTGACCTACTGGAAGCAGCTGCTCACCGGCGATCTGGGCCTGTCGTTCACGTTCTTCCCGACGCCGGTCTCCGAGATCATCTCGAACAGCCTGCCGTGGACCCTGCTGCTGGTCGGCATCACCACGGTGATCAGCTTCTTCCTCGGCACCGGCCTCGGCATCCTGGCCGGCTGGCGGCGCGGATCGTGGGCCGACGGTCTGCTGCCGGTCACCACGTTCCTCTCCTCGGTGCCGTACTTCTGGCTCGGGATCATCGCGATCTACCTGCTCACCGGGCCGGACAGCTTCTTCCCGTCGTCCGGCGGATTCGACGCGGGCCTGGTGCCGGCCTGGGACCTCTACTTCATCCCGAGCGCGATCCAGCACAGCCTGCTGCCCGCGCTGACCATCCTGATCTCGTCGGTCAGCGGCTGGATCCTCAGCATGCGCAACATGATGGTGACCGTCGCCTCCGAGGACTACATCACCGTGGCGCACGCGAAGGGGCTCTCCGACCGCCGGGTCGCGATGAGCTACGCGGCCCGCAACGCGCTGCTGCCGAACGTCTCCGGGTTCGCGCTCTCGCTCGGCTTCATCGTCGGCGGCACCCTGCTCGTGGAGATCGTCTTCTCCTACCCGGGCGTCGGCTTCCAGCTCTTCCAGGCGCTCGGCGCCTCGGACTACCCGCTCATGCAGGGCATCTTCCTGATCATCACGATCTCCGTGCTGGTGGCGAACCTGCTGGCGGACATCGCGTACCTGCTTCTCGACCCGCGCACTCGCAAGGAGGGCTGA
- a CDS encoding ABC transporter ATP-binding protein — protein MTSIPDTKAPAGEVVLEAIGLTKHFPVRRRLRDLFSGRHDAVHAVDDVNLTLRRGRVVALVGESGSGKSTVARLLAQLYPRTGGDIRLHGTSTRVTSGSAFRRYCAQVQMIFQDPFASLNPVHTIRYHLSRSLQIHGNAGDDLETALHQLLERVSLTPPERYLDKFPHELSGGQRQRVAIARALGAEPKALLADEPVSMLDVSIRLGVLNLLRDLKERLNLAILYITHDIASARYFADETMVMYAGRMVEGGDSETVTQAPAHPYTRLLIESAPDPDRLTGLSEAAGEERGNGEPPSLIHPPTGCRFHPRCPVAMPRCSVELPVPLEIGDVPGHWAACWLYDGEGAR, from the coding sequence ATGACGTCGATTCCCGACACGAAGGCGCCGGCCGGCGAGGTGGTGCTTGAGGCGATCGGCCTGACCAAGCACTTCCCCGTCCGCCGGCGACTCCGTGATCTGTTCTCCGGGCGGCACGACGCGGTGCACGCCGTCGACGATGTGAACCTCACGCTGCGGCGCGGGCGGGTGGTCGCCCTCGTCGGCGAGTCCGGCTCCGGCAAGTCCACCGTGGCGCGCCTGCTCGCCCAGCTCTACCCGCGCACCGGCGGTGACATCCGGCTGCACGGCACGTCGACCCGGGTCACGTCCGGATCGGCGTTCCGCCGGTACTGCGCCCAGGTCCAGATGATCTTCCAGGACCCGTTCGCGTCGCTGAACCCGGTGCACACCATCCGGTACCACCTGAGCCGGTCGCTGCAGATCCACGGCAACGCCGGCGACGACCTGGAGACCGCGCTGCACCAGCTCCTGGAACGGGTCTCGCTGACGCCGCCCGAGCGGTACCTGGACAAGTTCCCGCACGAGCTCTCCGGCGGCCAGCGGCAGCGCGTCGCGATCGCCCGCGCGCTCGGCGCCGAGCCGAAGGCGCTGCTCGCCGACGAGCCGGTGTCCATGCTGGACGTCTCGATCCGGCTCGGCGTGCTGAATCTGCTGCGCGACCTGAAGGAACGCCTGAACCTCGCGATCCTCTACATCACCCACGACATCGCCTCGGCGCGGTACTTCGCGGACGAGACCATGGTCATGTACGCCGGGCGGATGGTCGAGGGCGGGGACTCGGAGACGGTCACCCAGGCGCCGGCTCACCCGTACACCCGGTTGTTGATCGAATCGGCGCCGGACCCGGATCGTCTCACCGGTCTCTCCGAAGCCGCAGGCGAGGAGCGCGGCAACGGCGAGCCGCCGAGCCTGATCCACCCGCCCACCGGATGCCGTTTCCATCCGCGCTGCCCGGTCGCGATGCCGCGGTGCTCGGTCGAGCTGCCTGTGCCGCTGGAGATCGGTGACGTGCCCGGCCACTGGGCGGCCTGCTGGCTCTACGACGGTGAGGGCGCCCGGTGA
- a CDS encoding ABC transporter ATP-binding protein has product MTAPVLEIRNLNVEYGLGAEAVHAVRDVSLTLHRGEVLGLAGESGSGKSTLAYGMTRLLPPPGVITGGQVVYHPAEGDPYDVLGLSDRDLRGFRWNETAIVFQGAMNSLNPVHKISTQLTDVLKAHDPRMSEHSRNARAREMLKLVGISPDRMEAYPHQLSGGMRQRVMIGMALILQPQVVIMDEPTTALDVVMQRQILGQLIELRERLGFSVIFITHDLSLLVEFSNRIAIMYGGRIVEEAPAAAVYRDALHPYSAGLLGSFPALRGPRRELTGIPGSPPDLKGMPSGCSFHPRCARAFDPCADTIPILGRPDTPDGATRSVACWLHPAAQPVGS; this is encoded by the coding sequence ATGACCGCGCCCGTCCTCGAGATCCGCAACCTGAACGTCGAGTACGGCCTGGGCGCCGAGGCGGTCCACGCGGTCCGCGACGTCAGCCTCACGCTACACCGCGGTGAGGTGCTCGGTCTGGCCGGCGAGAGCGGATCGGGCAAGTCCACCCTCGCGTACGGGATGACCCGCCTCCTCCCGCCCCCCGGTGTGATCACCGGCGGCCAGGTCGTCTACCACCCCGCCGAGGGCGACCCGTACGACGTGCTCGGCCTCTCCGACCGCGACCTGCGCGGCTTCCGGTGGAACGAGACGGCGATCGTCTTCCAGGGCGCGATGAACTCGCTCAACCCGGTGCACAAGATCTCCACCCAGCTCACCGACGTGCTCAAGGCGCACGACCCGCGGATGAGCGAGCACAGCCGCAACGCCCGGGCCCGCGAGATGCTCAAGCTGGTCGGCATCTCACCGGACCGGATGGAGGCGTACCCGCATCAGCTCTCCGGCGGCATGCGGCAGCGCGTCATGATCGGTATGGCGCTGATCCTGCAGCCGCAGGTGGTGATCATGGATGAGCCGACCACCGCGCTCGACGTGGTCATGCAGCGGCAGATCCTCGGTCAGCTGATCGAGCTGCGGGAACGGCTCGGCTTCTCGGTCATCTTCATCACGCACGACCTGTCGTTGCTCGTCGAGTTCTCGAACCGGATCGCCATCATGTACGGCGGGCGGATCGTCGAGGAGGCGCCGGCCGCGGCCGTCTACCGGGACGCGCTCCACCCGTACTCCGCGGGGTTGCTCGGATCGTTCCCGGCCCTGCGCGGGCCGCGCCGGGAGCTGACCGGCATCCCCGGCTCGCCGCCGGACCTCAAGGGCATGCCGAGTGGCTGCTCCTTCCATCCGCGGTGCGCGAGGGCGTTCGATCCGTGCGCGGACACCATCCCGATCCTCGGCCGCCCGGACACCCCCGACGGCGCCACCCGATCCGTCGCCTGCTGGTTGCACCCGGCCGCGCAGCCCGTCGGGTCATGA
- a CDS encoding aldo/keto reductase, with protein sequence MELRDFGRLGRISALTLGGGGLGGVWGATDRSEAVATVHAAIDAGITMFDVAPSYGDDFEAERVIGEALRNSPDVQVTSKVQVHDVPPGGDFARLISSSLEGSLTRLGRDHLDLFLLHTQLLPRDGSATAPGTIHWQSYQDAVVPAFEHLRETGRIRAWGITAVGHPASVLDALRAPARPNAAQVIVNPLDLNGDMWIYPTVPSENQAVLATAQSQGVPVLGIRVAAAGSLTDSLDRSVPPDHPAAIDFARAAPFRELAADWGTSAATLAHRYALSVPGVASVILGVKNRAELTECLKAEAEGPLPPEQLAALRVLRP encoded by the coding sequence ATGGAACTCAGAGACTTCGGCAGGCTGGGACGGATCAGCGCGCTCACGCTCGGCGGTGGTGGCCTCGGCGGTGTCTGGGGCGCCACCGACCGCAGCGAGGCGGTGGCAACCGTCCACGCCGCGATCGACGCCGGCATCACGATGTTCGACGTGGCCCCGAGTTACGGCGACGACTTCGAGGCCGAACGAGTGATCGGCGAGGCGCTCCGCAACTCACCCGACGTCCAGGTCACCTCGAAGGTCCAGGTCCACGACGTCCCACCGGGCGGCGACTTCGCCCGTTTGATCAGCAGCAGCCTCGAAGGCTCCCTGACCCGCCTCGGCCGCGACCACCTGGACCTCTTCCTCCTGCACACCCAGCTGCTCCCCCGCGACGGCTCCGCCACCGCTCCCGGCACGATCCACTGGCAGTCCTACCAGGACGCCGTGGTCCCCGCCTTCGAGCACCTCCGCGAAACCGGCAGGATCCGCGCCTGGGGCATAACCGCCGTAGGCCACCCCGCATCAGTGCTGGACGCGCTGCGCGCGCCGGCCCGCCCCAACGCCGCCCAGGTGATAGTCAACCCGCTCGACCTGAACGGCGACATGTGGATCTATCCCACAGTCCCCTCTGAGAATCAGGCCGTTCTCGCCACCGCGCAATCACAGGGTGTGCCGGTCCTGGGCATCCGCGTAGCCGCAGCCGGCTCCCTGACCGACTCCCTGGACCGTTCCGTCCCGCCGGACCACCCGGCAGCAATCGACTTCGCCCGAGCGGCCCCGTTCCGCGAACTAGCCGCCGACTGGGGCACATCCGCAGCAACCCTGGCCCACCGCTACGCCCTGAGCGTCCCCGGCGTAGCAAGCGTCATCCTCGGCGTGAAGAACCGAGCCGAGCTGACCGAATGCCTGAAAGCCGAAGCGGAAGGCCCGTTGCCTCCCGAGCAGCTCGCCGCCCTGAGAGTCCTCCGCCCCTGA
- a CDS encoding ABC transporter permease translates to MSIPTSSIEQVIPVQGSMAQPAKVRRRRFRFVANKKAATGLIILGVYLLFAVIGPWVAPYDPGARSNALVQPPSADHWMGTTHLGQDVLSQLLTGTRSVIFVGFFAGIVATVLSVLIGVTAGYVGGKTDEVLSALSNVFLVIPALPLIIIITSTLESAEDWLIALVIGLTSWSWNARVLRAQTLSLRRRDFVEAARAAGERTWRVIGFELLPNLTAVIASGFVGTVIFAVLSEITLAFIGVTSATTWNWGTILFWAQGQQALAQNAWWWFVPAGLAIAILGTALSLINFGIDEFVSPRLRSMGSTKLRTATGKTVRMRIGFTPVIQKETAP, encoded by the coding sequence GTGTCCATCCCCACCTCCAGCATCGAGCAGGTCATCCCGGTACAGGGGTCGATGGCCCAGCCCGCCAAGGTCCGTCGCCGCCGCTTCCGCTTCGTGGCCAACAAGAAGGCCGCCACCGGCCTGATCATCCTCGGCGTCTACCTGCTGTTCGCGGTCATCGGGCCGTGGGTGGCGCCCTACGACCCGGGCGCGCGCAGCAACGCCCTGGTCCAGCCGCCGTCCGCCGATCACTGGATGGGCACCACCCATCTCGGTCAGGACGTCCTCAGCCAGCTGCTGACCGGCACCCGCAGCGTCATCTTCGTCGGCTTCTTCGCCGGCATCGTGGCGACGGTGCTCTCGGTGCTGATCGGGGTGACCGCGGGGTACGTCGGCGGCAAGACCGACGAGGTGCTCTCCGCGCTCTCCAACGTCTTCCTGGTGATCCCCGCACTACCCCTGATCATCATCATCACGTCCACCCTGGAGAGCGCCGAGGACTGGCTGATCGCGCTGGTCATCGGCCTCACCTCGTGGTCCTGGAACGCGCGGGTGCTGCGGGCGCAGACGCTGTCGCTGCGCCGGCGGGACTTCGTCGAGGCGGCCCGCGCGGCGGGTGAGCGGACCTGGCGGGTGATCGGGTTCGAGCTGCTGCCGAACCTGACCGCGGTGATCGCCTCCGGTTTCGTCGGCACGGTCATCTTCGCGGTGCTCTCCGAGATCACCCTGGCCTTCATCGGCGTCACCTCGGCCACCACCTGGAACTGGGGAACCATCCTGTTCTGGGCGCAGGGCCAGCAGGCGCTCGCCCAGAACGCCTGGTGGTGGTTCGTGCCGGCCGGTCTCGCGATCGCGATCCTCGGCACCGCGCTCTCGCTGATCAACTTCGGGATCGACGAGTTCGTCAGCCCGCGCCTGCGCAGCATGGGTTCGACGAAGCTGCGCACCGCCACCGGCAAGACCGTCCGGATGCGGATCGGATTCACGCCCGTCATCCAGAAGGAGACCGCGCCATGA
- a CDS encoding class I SAM-dependent methyltransferase, translated as MTDYLDVNRANWDERAAPHAASPDYHVEDFATDPAYLSQVVRFDMPRLGDIAGLRGVHLQCHIGTDTISLSRLGATMTGLDFSGASVEQARAIAARAGADVTFVQSDVYAAREALDGEFDLVYTGIGALGWLPDITRWARTVASLLAPGGRLFIREGHPILWALDYDRTDGVIALSEPYFEHEEPQIYDEPGTYVTSDHQFQHTTTHEWNHGLGEIVTAVLDAGLTLTGLEEHQSVPWDALPGRMREIGGGEHQLIEKPSRLPHTYTLQARRLTN; from the coding sequence ATGACCGATTACCTCGATGTGAACCGCGCCAACTGGGACGAGCGGGCCGCCCCGCACGCCGCCTCACCGGACTACCACGTCGAGGACTTCGCGACCGATCCCGCGTACCTGAGCCAGGTCGTCCGCTTCGACATGCCGCGCCTCGGTGACATCGCCGGGCTGCGCGGCGTGCACCTGCAGTGCCACATCGGGACCGACACGATCTCGCTGTCCCGGCTCGGCGCGACCATGACCGGGCTCGACTTCTCCGGTGCCTCGGTGGAGCAGGCCCGGGCGATCGCCGCCCGCGCGGGCGCGGACGTCACGTTCGTGCAGAGCGACGTCTACGCGGCGCGGGAGGCGCTCGACGGCGAGTTCGACCTGGTCTACACCGGGATCGGCGCGCTCGGCTGGCTGCCCGACATCACGCGGTGGGCGCGGACCGTGGCGTCGCTGCTCGCCCCGGGCGGCCGCCTGTTCATCCGGGAAGGTCACCCGATCCTCTGGGCGCTCGACTACGACCGTACCGATGGGGTCATCGCTCTTTCCGAACCCTATTTCGAGCACGAGGAACCACAGATCTACGACGAGCCCGGTACGTACGTGACGAGCGACCACCAGTTCCAGCACACCACCACTCACGAGTGGAACCACGGTCTCGGCGAGATCGTCACCGCGGTCCTCGACGCCGGGCTCACGCTGACCGGGCTCGAGGAGCATCAATCGGTGCCGTGGGACGCGCTGCCCGGCCGGATGCGGGAGATCGGCGGCGGTGAACATCAGCTGATCGAGAAGCCTTCCCGCCTCCCGCACACCTACACGCTTCAGGCCCGCCGTTTAACGAACTGA